Proteins co-encoded in one Oncorhynchus masou masou isolate Uvic2021 chromosome 22, UVic_Omas_1.1, whole genome shotgun sequence genomic window:
- the LOC135508682 gene encoding PCNA-associated factor-like: MVRTKADSVPGTYRKAVAASAPRKSLGASSSANALSSSQAGTPAKSKFAGGNPVCPRPTPTWQKGIGDFFGGPSRKPDKENHLPQSDDEEAGVSGVSKSSRTSRPLPAEDAEGE, from the exons ATGGTGAGGACGAAGGCAGACAGTGTCCCCGGAACTTACAGAAAAG CTGTGGCGGCATCTGCACCCAGGAAGTCATTGGGTGCCTCGAGTTCTGCTAATGCATTAAGCAGCTCTCAAGCTGGCACACCTG CAAAGAGTAAATTTGCTGGTGGTAATCCTGTGTGTCCTCGGCCCACCCCAACTTGGCAGAAGGGAATTGGAGATTTCTTTGGTGGGCCCAGCAGGAAGCCTGACAAAGAGAACCACCTCCCCCAGTCAGATGATGAAGAGGCCGGAGTCAGTGGGGTGTCCAAGTCATCTAGGAC TTCCAGACCACTGCCTGCTGAGGATGCTGAGGGTGAATGA